One genomic segment of Stenotrophomonas sp. 704A1 includes these proteins:
- the rpsL gene encoding 30S ribosomal protein S12, with protein sequence MATINQLVRKPRQATTYKSASPALDKCPQRRGVCTRVYTTTPKKPNSALRKVAKVRLTNQEEVISYIGGEGHNLQEHSVVLIRGGRVKDLPGVRYHTVRGSLDAAGVAKRRQARSKYGAKRPKA encoded by the coding sequence ATGGCGACGATCAACCAGCTGGTCCGCAAGCCGCGGCAAGCGACCACCTACAAGAGTGCCTCGCCGGCGCTCGACAAGTGCCCGCAGCGCCGTGGCGTCTGCACCCGTGTCTACACCACCACTCCGAAGAAGCCGAACTCGGCTCTGCGCAAGGTTGCCAAGGTCCGCCTGACCAACCAGGAAGAAGTGATTTCCTACATCGGTGGTGAAGGCCACAACCTGCAGGAGCACTCCGTGGTCCTGATCCGCGGCGGTCGCGTCAAGGACCTGCCGGGTGTGCGTTACCACACCGTTCGTGGCTCGCTCGACGCCGCTGGCGTTGCCAAGCGTCGCCAGGCCCGTTCCAAGTACGGCGCCAAGCGTCCGAAGGCCTAA
- the rpsG gene encoding 30S ribosomal protein S7, which yields MSRKGNTPQRSVLPDPKHGSETIARFINMVMQSGKKSVAEKIVYGAMDVISEKNANSIELVQKALDNVAPAVEVKSRRVGGATYQVPVEVRASRKMALAMRWLIDSARKRGENTMPKKLAAELIDASENRGGAIKKREETHRMAEANKAFAHYRW from the coding sequence ATGTCGCGTAAGGGTAATACTCCGCAGCGTTCCGTCCTGCCCGATCCGAAGCACGGAAGCGAAACCATCGCCCGCTTCATCAACATGGTCATGCAGAGCGGCAAGAAGTCGGTCGCTGAAAAGATCGTGTACGGCGCCATGGACGTCATCTCCGAGAAGAACGCCAACTCGATCGAGCTGGTGCAGAAGGCTCTGGACAACGTCGCTCCGGCGGTCGAAGTGAAGTCGCGTCGTGTCGGTGGTGCCACCTACCAGGTGCCGGTCGAAGTGCGCGCCTCGCGCAAGATGGCACTGGCCATGCGTTGGCTGATCGACTCCGCGCGCAAGCGTGGCGAGAACACCATGCCGAAGAAGCTGGCTGCTGAACTGATCGACGCCTCGGAAAACCGTGGCGGCGCCATCAAGAAGCGCGAAGAAACCCACCGCATGGCCGAAGCCAACAAGGCATTCGCCCACTACCGCTGGTGA
- the tuf gene encoding elongation factor Tu: protein MAKGKFERTKPHVNVGTIGHVDHGKTTLTAALTKIGAERFGGEFKDYSAIDAAPEEKARGITISTAHVEYESTTRHYAHVDCPGHADYVKNMITGAAQMDGAILVCSAADGPMPQTREHILLSRQVGVPYIVVFLNKADMVDDAELLELVEMEVRELLSKYDFPGDDTPIISGSARLALEGDQSEIGVPAVIKLVDALDTWIPTPERDVDKSFLMPVEDVFSISGRGTVVTGRIERGVIKVGEEIEIVGIRPVQKTTVTGVEMFRKLLDQGQAGDNAGLLLRGTKRDDVERGQVLAKPGSIKPHTKFDAEVYVLSKDEGGRHTPFFKGYRPQFYFRTTDITGAVELPEGVEMVMPGDNVKMVVTLINPVAMDAGLRFAIREGGRTVGAGVVATILE from the coding sequence ATGGCAAAGGGTAAGTTCGAGCGCACCAAGCCGCACGTCAACGTCGGCACCATCGGTCACGTCGATCATGGCAAGACCACGCTGACCGCCGCGCTGACCAAGATCGGCGCCGAGCGCTTCGGTGGCGAGTTCAAGGATTACTCCGCGATCGACGCCGCGCCGGAAGAAAAGGCACGTGGCATCACGATCTCGACCGCGCACGTCGAATACGAATCCACCACCCGTCACTACGCCCACGTCGACTGCCCGGGCCATGCTGACTACGTCAAGAACATGATCACCGGTGCTGCCCAGATGGACGGCGCGATCCTGGTGTGCTCGGCCGCTGACGGCCCGATGCCGCAGACCCGCGAGCACATCCTGCTGTCGCGCCAGGTCGGCGTGCCGTACATCGTCGTGTTCCTGAACAAGGCCGACATGGTGGACGACGCCGAGCTGCTGGAACTGGTCGAAATGGAAGTCCGCGAGCTGCTGAGCAAGTACGACTTCCCGGGCGACGACACCCCGATCATCTCGGGTTCGGCCCGTCTGGCGCTGGAAGGCGACCAGAGCGAGATCGGCGTGCCGGCCGTGATCAAGCTGGTCGATGCCCTCGACACCTGGATCCCGACCCCGGAGCGTGACGTCGACAAGTCGTTCCTGATGCCGGTCGAAGACGTGTTCTCGATCTCGGGCCGCGGCACCGTGGTGACCGGTCGTATCGAGCGCGGCGTGATCAAGGTCGGCGAAGAAATCGAAATCGTCGGCATCCGTCCGGTGCAGAAGACCACCGTGACCGGCGTGGAAATGTTCCGCAAGCTGCTGGACCAGGGCCAGGCAGGCGACAACGCCGGTCTGCTGCTGCGCGGCACCAAGCGTGACGACGTCGAGCGTGGCCAGGTCCTGGCCAAGCCGGGTTCGATCAAGCCGCACACCAAGTTCGACGCCGAAGTCTACGTGCTGTCGAAGGACGAGGGCGGCCGTCACACCCCGTTCTTCAAGGGCTACCGTCCGCAGTTCTACTTCCGTACCACCGACATCACCGGTGCGGTCGAGCTGCCGGAAGGCGTCGAGATGGTGATGCCGGGCGACAACGTGAAGATGGTTGTCACCCTGATCAACCCGGTCGCCATGGACGCCGGCCTGCGCTTCGCCATCCGCGAAGGCGGCCGTACCGTCGGCGCCGGCGTGGTTGCCACGATCCTCGAGTAA
- the fusA gene encoding elongation factor G gives MARSTPIERYRNFGIMAHIDAGKTTTSERILFYTGKSHKIGEVHDGAATMDWMEQEQERGITIQSAATTAFWKGMDKSLPEHRFNIIDTPGHVDFTIEVERSLRVLDGAVFVLCAVGGVQPQSETVWRQANRYKVPRIAFVNKMDRTGANFYKVRDQLKAKLGAVAVPMQLPIGAEEGFKGVVDLLKMKAIHWDEASQGMKFEYGEIPADLQEKAEEARTFMIEAAAEANEELMEKYLGGEELAESEIINALRTRTLATEIVPMYCGSAFKNKGVQAMLDGVIQLLPSPVDVPDVTGTDVDDETKEMSRKSDDKAPFSSLAFKIITDPFVGALTFFRVYSGTLNGGDTVLNSVKGKKERIGRILQMHSNNREEIKEVLAGDIAAAVGLKDTTTGDTLCSIDQPIILERMVFPEPVISMAVEPKTKSDQEKMGLALGRLAQEDPSFRVKTDEESGQTIISGMGELHLDIIVDRLKREFNVEANVGAPQVAYRETITLADVKSDYKHAKQSGGKGQYGHVVIELSPLTAEDRADAKLAPAIKDDFLFINDITGGVIPKEFIPSIEKGLRETITSGPLAGFPVVDVKVKLVFGSYHDVDSSEMAFKLASSMAFKQGFAKAKPVLLEPIMKVEIVTPEDYQGDVMGDVSRRRGVLQGSDTTGDGSASIINAMIPLGEMFGYATALRSQTQGRATFTMEFDHYEPAPNNIAEAVMKKG, from the coding sequence GTGGCCCGTTCCACTCCCATCGAGCGTTACCGTAACTTCGGCATCATGGCCCACATCGATGCCGGCAAGACCACCACGTCCGAACGCATCCTGTTCTACACCGGCAAGAGCCACAAGATCGGTGAAGTGCACGACGGCGCCGCCACCATGGACTGGATGGAGCAGGAGCAGGAGCGTGGCATCACGATCCAGTCCGCTGCGACCACCGCGTTCTGGAAGGGCATGGACAAGTCCCTGCCGGAGCATCGCTTCAACATCATCGACACCCCCGGGCACGTCGACTTCACCATCGAAGTGGAGCGCTCGCTGCGCGTGCTCGACGGTGCGGTGTTCGTGCTGTGTGCCGTGGGTGGCGTGCAGCCGCAGTCGGAGACCGTGTGGCGCCAGGCCAACCGCTACAAGGTGCCGCGCATTGCGTTCGTCAACAAGATGGACCGCACCGGCGCCAACTTCTACAAGGTCCGTGACCAGCTGAAGGCCAAGCTCGGCGCTGTCGCCGTGCCGATGCAGCTGCCGATCGGCGCCGAAGAAGGCTTCAAGGGCGTTGTCGACCTGCTGAAGATGAAGGCCATCCATTGGGATGAAGCCTCGCAGGGCATGAAGTTCGAATACGGCGAGATCCCGGCCGACCTGCAGGAAAAGGCTGAAGAAGCCCGTACCTTCATGATCGAAGCCGCGGCGGAAGCCAACGAAGAGCTGATGGAAAAGTACCTGGGCGGCGAAGAGCTGGCCGAGTCCGAAATCATCAACGCGCTGCGTACCCGCACCCTGGCCACCGAAATCGTTCCGATGTACTGCGGTTCGGCGTTCAAGAACAAGGGCGTGCAGGCCATGCTCGACGGCGTGATCCAGCTGCTGCCGTCGCCGGTCGATGTGCCGGACGTGACCGGTACCGACGTGGACGACGAAACCAAGGAAATGAGCCGCAAGTCCGACGACAAGGCTCCGTTCTCGTCGCTGGCCTTCAAGATCATCACCGACCCGTTCGTCGGCGCGCTGACCTTCTTCCGTGTCTACTCGGGCACGCTGAATGGCGGCGACACCGTGCTGAACTCGGTGAAGGGCAAGAAGGAGCGCATCGGCCGCATCCTGCAGATGCACTCGAACAACCGCGAGGAAATCAAGGAAGTTCTGGCCGGTGACATCGCTGCCGCCGTGGGCCTGAAGGACACCACCACCGGTGACACCCTGTGCTCGATCGATCAGCCGATCATCCTGGAGCGCATGGTGTTCCCGGAGCCGGTGATCTCGATGGCCGTCGAACCGAAGACCAAGTCGGACCAGGAAAAGATGGGTCTGGCCCTGGGCCGTCTGGCGCAGGAAGATCCGTCGTTCCGCGTCAAGACCGACGAAGAATCCGGCCAGACCATCATCTCGGGCATGGGCGAGCTGCACCTGGACATCATCGTCGACCGCCTGAAGCGCGAGTTCAACGTTGAAGCCAACGTCGGCGCGCCGCAGGTGGCCTACCGCGAAACCATCACCCTGGCCGACGTCAAGTCGGACTACAAGCACGCCAAGCAGTCCGGTGGTAAGGGTCAGTACGGTCACGTCGTGATCGAGCTGTCGCCGCTGACCGCTGAAGACCGTGCCGACGCCAAGCTCGCCCCGGCGATCAAGGACGACTTCCTGTTCATCAACGACATCACCGGTGGCGTGATTCCGAAGGAATTCATCCCGTCGATCGAAAAGGGCCTGCGCGAAACCATCACCAGCGGTCCGCTGGCTGGCTTCCCGGTCGTGGACGTCAAGGTGAAGCTGGTGTTCGGTTCGTACCACGACGTCGACTCCTCGGAAATGGCGTTCAAGCTGGCATCGTCGATGGCCTTCAAGCAGGGCTTCGCCAAGGCCAAGCCGGTGCTGCTGGAGCCGATCATGAAGGTCGAGATCGTGACCCCGGAGGATTACCAGGGTGACGTGATGGGCGACGTGAGCCGTCGTCGCGGCGTGCTGCAGGGTTCCGACACCACCGGTGACGGTTCGGCCAGCATCATCAACGCGATGATCCCGCTGGGTGAAATGTTCGGCTACGCCACGGCGCTGCGTTCGCAGACCCAGGGCCGCGCCACCTTCACCATGGAATTCGACCATTACGAGCCGGCGCCGAACAACATCGCCGAAGCCGTCATGAAGAAGGGCTGA
- the rpsJ gene encoding 30S ribosomal protein S10, translating to MADQKIRIRLKAFDHRLIDRSASEIVETAKRTGAQVRGPIPLPTKIERYTILVSPHVDKDARDQYETRTHKRVLDIVDPNDKTVDALMKLELAAGVDVQIKLT from the coding sequence ATGGCGGACCAAAAGATCCGGATCCGGCTGAAAGCGTTCGATCATCGTCTGATCGACCGTTCGGCCAGCGAGATCGTTGAGACGGCCAAGCGGACCGGCGCGCAAGTGCGTGGCCCGATCCCGCTGCCGACCAAGATCGAGCGTTACACCATCCTCGTCTCCCCGCACGTCGACAAGGACGCGCGTGACCAGTACGAGACCCGCACGCACAAGCGCGTGCTCGATATCGTTGACCCGAATGACAAGACCGTGGACGCGCTGATGAAGCTCGAACTGGCTGCCGGCGTCGACGTTCAGATCAAGCTGACCTGA
- the rpoC gene encoding DNA-directed RNA polymerase subunit beta' — protein sequence MKDLLNLFNQQRQTLDFDAIKIALASPDLIRSWSFGEVKKPETINYRTFKPERDGLFCAAIFGPVKDYECLCGKYKRMKHRGVVCEKCGTEVTLAKVRRERMGHIDLASPVAHIWFLKSLPSRIGLMLDMTLRDIERVLYFEAYVVTEPGLTALERRQLLTEEQYLQARQEHGDDFDAAMGAEAVYELLRTIDLQSEMTRLREEIAATGSETKLKRLTKRIKLIEAFLESGNRPEWMVMTVLPVLPPDLRPLVPLDGGRFATSDLNDLYRRVINRNNRLRRLLELSAPDIIVRNEKRMLQESVDALLDNGRRGRAITGTNKRPLKSLADMIKGKQGRFRQNLLGKRVDYSGRSVIVVGPYLRLHQCGLPKKMALELFKPFVFAKLQRRGLATTIKAAKKLVEREEAEVWDILEEVIREHPVMLNRAPTLHRLGIQAFEPVLIEGKAIQLHPLVCTAFNADFDGDQMAVHVPLSLEAQLEARALMMSTNNILSPANGEPIIVPSQDVVLGLYYMTRSLENKKGEGMAFANIAEVKRAYDNRVVELHARVKVRITEVVTDEDGNKQNKSSIVDTTIGRALLAEILPEGLPFALANTELTKKNISRLINSSYRQLGLKDTVVFADKLMYTGFAYATRAGVSIGIDDMLIPDEKKGILTEAEAEVLEIQEQYQSGLVTAGERYNKVVDIWSRTNERIAKAMMDTIGTEKVVNAKGETIDQKSMNSLYIMADSGARGSQAQIRQLAGMRGLMARPDGSIIETPIKANFREGLNVQEYFNSTHGARKGLADTALKTANSGYLTRRLVDVAQDVVITEVDCGTTEGLIMTPIVEGGDVVEPLKDRVLGRVVAEDVFLPGNDEDPIVTRNTLLDEAWVARLEDAGVQTIKVRSTISCESAFGVCSRCYGRDLARGHLVNIGEAVGVIAAQSIGEPGTQLTMRTFHIGGAASRAAAVDNITVKTTGSVKFSNLKSVEHANGSLVAVSRSGEISVLDAHGRERERYKLPYGATITSKDGDAIKAGQTVANWDPHNHPIVSEVAGFIRFIDFVDGITVIEKTDELTGLASREITDPKRRGAQAKDLRPIVRIVDAKGNDLSIPGTDLPAQYLLPPRSIVNLQDGAPVGVGDVVAKIPQEASKTRDITGGLPRVADLFEARKPKDPAVLAERSGIISFGKDTKGKQRLIIKDTDGSEHEELIPKYRQVIVFEGEHVTKGETIVDGEPSPQDILRLLGVEPLAAYLVKEIQDVYRLQGVKINDKHIEVITRQMLRKVEITDQGSSKFLNGEQVERQRVIEENARLGARNELIARFDPVLLGITKASLATESFISAASFQETTRVLTEAAVRGTKDNLRGLKENVIVGRLIPAGTGLSYHSNRRRGASGLTESEMQTLAGTPAAVEAVPADVETEAASGEE from the coding sequence ATGAAAGACCTGCTCAACCTCTTCAACCAGCAGCGCCAGACGCTGGACTTCGACGCGATCAAGATCGCGCTGGCCTCGCCGGACCTGATCCGTTCGTGGTCCTTCGGCGAAGTGAAGAAGCCGGAAACCATCAACTACCGTACCTTCAAGCCGGAGCGTGACGGCCTGTTCTGCGCCGCCATCTTCGGCCCGGTCAAGGACTACGAGTGCCTGTGCGGCAAGTACAAGCGCATGAAGCACCGCGGCGTGGTCTGCGAGAAGTGCGGCACCGAAGTGACCCTGGCCAAGGTGCGCCGTGAGCGCATGGGCCACATCGACCTGGCCTCGCCGGTCGCGCACATCTGGTTCCTGAAGTCGCTGCCGTCGCGCATCGGCCTGATGCTGGACATGACCCTGCGCGACATCGAGCGCGTGCTGTACTTCGAAGCCTACGTGGTGACCGAGCCGGGCCTGACCGCCCTGGAGCGCCGCCAGCTGCTGACCGAAGAACAGTACCTGCAGGCCCGCCAGGAGCACGGTGACGACTTCGACGCCGCCATGGGCGCCGAGGCCGTGTACGAACTGCTGCGCACGATCGATCTGCAGTCGGAAATGACCCGCCTGCGCGAGGAAATCGCCGCTACCGGTTCGGAAACCAAGCTCAAGCGCCTCACCAAGCGCATCAAGCTGATCGAAGCCTTCCTGGAATCGGGCAACCGTCCGGAATGGATGGTCATGACCGTGCTGCCGGTGCTGCCGCCGGACCTGCGTCCGCTGGTCCCGCTGGACGGCGGCCGCTTCGCGACCTCCGACCTGAACGACCTGTACCGCCGCGTCATCAACCGCAACAACCGCCTGCGCCGCCTGCTCGAACTGAGCGCGCCGGACATCATCGTGCGCAATGAAAAGCGCATGCTGCAGGAATCGGTCGATGCGCTGCTGGACAACGGCCGTCGCGGCCGTGCCATCACCGGCACCAACAAGCGCCCGCTGAAGTCGCTGGCCGACATGATCAAGGGCAAGCAGGGCCGCTTCCGCCAGAACCTGCTCGGCAAGCGCGTCGACTACTCGGGCCGTTCGGTCATCGTGGTCGGCCCGTACCTGCGCCTGCACCAGTGCGGCCTGCCGAAGAAGATGGCGCTGGAACTGTTCAAGCCGTTCGTCTTCGCCAAGCTGCAGCGTCGTGGCCTGGCCACCACCATCAAGGCCGCCAAGAAGCTGGTCGAGCGCGAAGAAGCCGAAGTCTGGGACATCCTGGAAGAGGTCATCCGCGAGCATCCGGTGATGCTGAACCGTGCGCCGACCCTGCACCGTCTGGGCATCCAGGCGTTCGAGCCGGTGCTGATCGAAGGCAAGGCGATCCAGCTGCACCCGCTGGTCTGCACCGCGTTCAACGCCGACTTCGACGGTGACCAGATGGCCGTCCACGTGCCGCTCTCGCTGGAAGCCCAGCTGGAAGCGCGTGCGCTGATGATGTCGACCAACAACATCCTGTCGCCGGCCAACGGCGAGCCGATCATCGTGCCGTCGCAGGACGTCGTGCTGGGTCTGTACTACATGACCCGCTCGCTGGAAAACAAGAAGGGCGAGGGCATGGCCTTCGCCAACATCGCCGAAGTCAAGCGCGCCTACGACAACCGCGTGGTGGAACTGCACGCGCGCGTCAAGGTCCGCATCACCGAGGTGGTGACCGACGAGGACGGCAACAAGCAGAACAAGAGCTCGATCGTGGACACCACGATCGGTCGCGCCCTGCTGGCCGAAATCCTGCCGGAAGGCCTGCCGTTCGCGCTGGCCAACACCGAGCTGACCAAGAAGAACATCAGCCGCCTGATCAACTCCAGCTACCGCCAGCTGGGTCTGAAGGACACGGTCGTGTTCGCCGACAAGCTGATGTACACCGGCTTCGCCTACGCGACCCGCGCCGGCGTCTCCATCGGCATCGACGACATGCTGATCCCGGACGAGAAGAAGGGCATCCTCACCGAGGCCGAAGCCGAAGTGCTGGAAATCCAGGAGCAGTACCAGTCGGGTCTGGTCACCGCCGGCGAGCGCTACAACAAGGTGGTCGACATCTGGTCGCGCACCAACGAGCGCATCGCCAAGGCGATGATGGACACCATCGGTACCGAGAAGGTGGTCAATGCCAAGGGCGAGACCATCGACCAGAAGTCGATGAACTCGCTGTACATCATGGCCGACTCCGGTGCGCGTGGTTCGCAGGCGCAGATCCGTCAGCTGGCCGGCATGCGTGGCCTGATGGCCCGCCCGGATGGCTCGATCATCGAGACGCCGATCAAGGCGAACTTCCGCGAAGGCCTGAACGTGCAGGAGTACTTCAACTCCACCCACGGTGCCCGTAAGGGTCTGGCCGATACCGCGCTGAAGACCGCGAACTCGGGTTACCTGACCCGTCGTCTGGTCGACGTCGCGCAGGACGTGGTGATCACCGAGGTGGATTGCGGTACCACCGAAGGCCTGATCATGACCCCGATCGTGGAAGGCGGCGACGTGGTCGAGCCGCTGAAGGATCGCGTGCTGGGTCGCGTGGTGGCCGAGGACGTGTTCCTGCCGGGCAACGACGAGGATCCGATCGTCACCCGCAACACCCTGCTGGACGAAGCCTGGGTCGCCCGTCTGGAAGATGCCGGCGTGCAGACCATCAAGGTCCGCTCGACCATTTCCTGCGAATCGGCGTTCGGCGTCTGCTCGCGCTGCTATGGTCGCGATCTGGCCCGTGGCCACCTGGTCAACATCGGTGAAGCGGTCGGCGTCATCGCCGCCCAGTCCATCGGTGAGCCGGGTACCCAGCTGACCATGCGTACGTTCCACATCGGTGGTGCGGCGTCGCGAGCTGCTGCGGTCGACAACATCACCGTCAAGACCACCGGCTCGGTCAAGTTCAGCAACCTCAAGTCGGTCGAGCATGCCAACGGCTCGCTGGTGGCAGTGTCGCGCTCGGGCGAAATCTCGGTGCTCGATGCCCACGGCCGTGAGCGTGAGCGTTACAAGCTGCCGTACGGTGCGACCATCACCTCCAAGGATGGTGACGCGATCAAGGCAGGCCAGACCGTGGCCAACTGGGATCCGCATAACCACCCGATCGTGTCCGAAGTGGCCGGCTTCATCCGCTTCATCGACTTCGTCGACGGCATCACCGTCATCGAGAAGACCGATGAGCTGACCGGCCTGGCCTCGCGCGAGATCACCGACCCGAAGCGCCGCGGCGCCCAGGCCAAGGATCTGCGCCCGATCGTCCGCATCGTCGATGCCAAGGGCAACGACCTGTCGATTCCGGGTACCGACCTGCCGGCGCAGTACCTGCTGCCGCCGCGCTCGATCGTCAACCTGCAGGACGGCGCTCCCGTCGGCGTCGGTGACGTGGTCGCCAAGATCCCGCAGGAAGCGTCCAAGACCCGCGACATCACCGGTGGTCTGCCGCGCGTGGCCGATCTGTTCGAAGCCCGCAAGCCGAAGGATCCGGCAGTGCTGGCCGAGCGTTCGGGCATCATCAGCTTCGGCAAGGACACCAAGGGCAAGCAGCGCCTGATCATCAAGGACACCGATGGTTCGGAGCACGAAGAGCTGATTCCGAAGTACCGTCAGGTCATCGTGTTCGAAGGTGAGCACGTGACCAAGGGCGAAACCATCGTCGACGGCGAGCCGAGCCCGCAGGACATCCTGCGCCTGCTGGGTGTCGAGCCGCTGGCCGCCTACCTGGTCAAGGAAATCCAGGACGTGTACCGCCTGCAGGGCGTGAAGATCAACGACAAGCACATCGAGGTGATCACCCGCCAGATGCTGCGCAAGGTCGAGATCACCGATCAGGGCAGCAGCAAGTTCCTGAACGGCGAACAGGTCGAACGCCAGCGCGTCATCGAGGAGAATGCACGCCTCGGTGCCCGCAACGAGCTGATCGCCCGCTTCGATCCGGTGCTGCTGGGCATCACCAAGGCCTCGCTGGCGACCGAATCGTTCATTTCGGCGGCCTCCTTCCAGGAGACCACCCGCGTGCTGACCGAGGCTGCCGTCCGCGGTACCAAGGACAACCTGCGCGGTCTGAAGGAAAACGTGATCGTCGGTCGCCTGATCCCGGCCGGTACCGGTCTGTCGTACCACAGCAACCGCCGTCGCGGCGCGTCCGGTCTCACCGAGTCGGAGATGCAGACCCTGGCCGGTACCCCGGCTGCGGTCGAAGCCGTCCCGGCGGACGTCGAGACCGAAGCGGCCTCGGGCGAAGAATGA
- the rplC gene encoding 50S ribosomal protein L3 — MTKKYSLGFVGRKAGMSRVFTEDGRSIPVTLIEATPNRIAQIKTVETDGYSAVQVTVGARRAALVNKPEAGHFAKAKVEAGRGLWEFRVEDAQLGDFAVGGEVKADIFEVGQIVDVQGVTKGKGFQGTIKRYNFRMGDATHGNSLSHRAPGSLGQRQTPGRVFPGKKMSGHMGAVQQSTQNLEVVKVDVERGLIAVRGAVPGAAGGDVIVRPASKA; from the coding sequence ATGACGAAGAAGTATTCGTTGGGCTTCGTGGGCCGCAAGGCCGGCATGAGCCGCGTGTTTACCGAAGATGGTCGTTCCATCCCGGTGACCCTGATCGAAGCAACCCCGAACCGCATCGCGCAGATCAAGACCGTCGAAACCGACGGCTACAGCGCCGTGCAGGTGACCGTCGGCGCGCGTCGCGCTGCCCTGGTCAACAAGCCGGAAGCCGGCCACTTCGCCAAGGCGAAGGTGGAAGCGGGTCGTGGCCTGTGGGAATTCCGCGTTGAAGACGCCCAGCTCGGCGATTTCGCCGTGGGTGGCGAAGTCAAGGCGGACATCTTTGAAGTCGGCCAGATCGTCGACGTCCAGGGTGTCACCAAGGGCAAGGGCTTCCAGGGCACCATCAAGCGCTACAACTTCCGTATGGGTGACGCTACCCACGGCAACTCGCTGTCGCATCGCGCGCCGGGTTCGCTGGGTCAGCGCCAGACGCCGGGTCGCGTGTTCCCGGGCAAGAAGATGTCCGGTCACATGGGCGCCGTGCAGCAGAGCACCCAGAACCTGGAAGTTGTCAAGGTCGACGTCGAGCGCGGTCTGATCGCGGTTCGCGGCGC